A genome region from Sphingomonas anseongensis includes the following:
- a CDS encoding metal-dependent hydrolase family protein produces MKHFLLAAVAAVSLAAPVSAATVVTADRLLDVKTGRYIDNPAIVIGDNGRVQQIGNLASMQLPAGIKHIDLPGQTLVPGLIDMHVHMNSLAEIGGYEGLKYTDSFWAAIGPFNARKDIDAGFTTVRNVGSGDFDDVGLKQAIDGGWIVGPRIVPATYLLGATGGHCDDTNGLPPSLGADKTAPGIVSSPEQAREKVRWVRKYGAEVIKICATGGVFSLGDSVGAQQLSLEEMKAIADEAHMLGMKVAAHAHGDEGIHDAILAGIDTIEHASLASDATIQLAKQHGTWFDMDIYNDDYILATGTANGTEQQSLDKERMIGLKQRQTFQRAVRAGVKMIFGTDAGVYPHGDNGKQFAKMVQWGMTPLQAIQAATLNASEALGRNDVGVIEPGRYGDMVAVRGDPLRDVTTLEHVDAVIKGGVLVKGPGATQ; encoded by the coding sequence ATGAAGCATTTCTTGCTGGCCGCTGTTGCGGCCGTTTCGCTGGCCGCGCCGGTAAGCGCGGCGACGGTCGTCACCGCCGACCGGCTGCTCGACGTGAAGACCGGCCGGTACATCGACAACCCGGCGATCGTGATCGGCGACAACGGCCGGGTGCAGCAGATCGGTAATCTCGCTTCGATGCAGCTCCCCGCCGGGATCAAGCATATCGATCTCCCAGGCCAGACCTTGGTTCCGGGCTTGATCGACATGCACGTTCACATGAACAGCCTGGCTGAGATCGGCGGTTATGAAGGGTTGAAATATACCGACAGTTTCTGGGCGGCGATCGGTCCGTTCAATGCGCGCAAGGACATCGATGCGGGCTTCACCACGGTTCGCAACGTGGGCTCGGGCGATTTCGACGACGTCGGGCTGAAGCAGGCGATCGACGGCGGCTGGATCGTCGGTCCGCGCATCGTGCCCGCGACTTATTTGCTCGGCGCGACCGGTGGCCATTGCGATGACACCAACGGGCTTCCGCCGTCGCTCGGCGCGGACAAGACTGCGCCGGGCATCGTCAGCAGCCCGGAGCAGGCGCGCGAGAAGGTGCGCTGGGTGCGCAAATATGGCGCCGAGGTGATCAAGATCTGCGCGACCGGCGGGGTATTCTCGCTCGGCGATTCGGTTGGCGCCCAGCAGCTGAGCCTCGAGGAAATGAAGGCTATCGCCGACGAGGCGCACATGCTCGGCATGAAGGTGGCGGCCCACGCCCATGGCGACGAGGGAATCCACGACGCGATCCTGGCCGGCATCGACACGATCGAGCACGCCAGCCTCGCGTCCGATGCGACCATCCAGCTGGCGAAGCAGCACGGCACTTGGTTCGACATGGATATCTATAATGATGACTATATCCTCGCGACCGGCACGGCCAACGGCACTGAGCAGCAGAGCCTCGACAAGGAGCGGATGATCGGCCTGAAGCAGCGCCAGACCTTCCAGCGCGCGGTCAGGGCTGGAGTGAAAATGATCTTCGGCACCGACGCGGGCGTTTACCCGCACGGCGACAATGGGAAGCAGTTCGCGAAAATGGTGCAGTGGGGCATGACTCCGCTCCAGGCGATCCAGGCGGCGACGCTGAATGCTTCCGAAGCGCTCGGAAGGAATGATGTCGGCGTGATCGAGCCTGGCCGTTATGGCGACATGGTCGCGGTCCGTGGCGATCCTCTGCGCGACGTGACGACGCTCGAGCATGTCGATGCGGTTATCAAGGGCGGCGTGCTGGTGAAGGGGCCTGGCGCAACGCAATGA
- a CDS encoding DMT family transporter yields MAAGGPRDTDRPAEQRPLAGIALRLLTAVLLAVMFALVKLGSTRGVNVVESLFYRQCGSALAATAFVAIGPGFGSLRTKRVGAHVGRMALGLTAMALNFLAFILLPLAEATTIGFSVPIFSVVLAALMLGEPTGKWRWGAVAAGFAGVLLIVQPGSGGVPLLGASVALAAALLTASVTIVIRKLGATERAATTVFWFAVSSLVPLGLLMLWFANSHDAASWALLAGLAVVGGLAQLTLTGALRLAPVALVMPMDYTSLLWAVLLGEWIFGELPTPWIWVGAPIIIASGLVIVWREHRLHRLAALSAEAAAPT; encoded by the coding sequence ATGGCGGCAGGGGGACCGCGCGACACCGACCGCCCAGCAGAGCAGCGGCCGCTTGCGGGGATCGCGCTTCGACTCCTGACGGCAGTCCTCCTCGCGGTCATGTTCGCGCTGGTGAAGCTCGGCTCGACGCGCGGCGTCAACGTCGTCGAGAGCTTGTTCTACCGGCAGTGCGGCTCGGCGCTTGCAGCGACGGCCTTCGTCGCGATCGGACCCGGCTTCGGTTCCCTGCGGACGAAGCGCGTGGGCGCGCATGTCGGCCGGATGGCGCTAGGGCTCACGGCGATGGCGTTGAACTTCCTCGCGTTCATATTGCTGCCCCTGGCCGAAGCGACGACAATCGGCTTTTCGGTCCCCATCTTCTCGGTCGTCCTCGCCGCGCTGATGCTCGGCGAGCCGACGGGCAAATGGCGTTGGGGCGCGGTCGCGGCGGGCTTCGCCGGAGTGCTGCTGATCGTCCAGCCAGGGAGCGGCGGCGTTCCCCTGCTCGGTGCTTCCGTAGCGCTCGCGGCTGCACTGCTGACGGCGTCGGTGACCATCGTGATCAGGAAGCTCGGCGCGACCGAACGGGCGGCGACCACCGTCTTCTGGTTCGCGGTGAGCTCGCTCGTCCCCCTGGGGCTGCTGATGCTGTGGTTTGCCAACTCGCATGATGCCGCAAGTTGGGCGTTGCTTGCCGGCCTCGCTGTCGTCGGCGGCCTAGCGCAGCTGACACTGACCGGCGCGCTCCGCCTTGCGCCCGTCGCCCTCGTCATGCCGATGGATTACACGAGCCTGCTCTGGGCGGTGCTCCTTGGCGAGTGGATCTTCGGCGAGCTTCCGACTCCGTGGATCTGGGTCGGCGCACCGATCATTATTGCCAGCGGGCTGGTGATCGTCTGGCGCGAGCACCGGCTTCACCGGCTCGCGGCATTGTCCGCTGAAGCTGCAGCGCCCACCTAG
- a CDS encoding NADPH-dependent FMN reductase has translation MAYKIAIIVGSLRKDSINRKIARSICAIRNDNLDCSMVEIGDLPLYNQDYDGSPGEPEQYARFRDQVRSADGVLFVSPEYNRGMPGVLKNAIDVGSRPYGQSVWDKKPAAIVTASPGSIGGFGSNHQIRQSCVFLNMPVMQQPEAYLGHVSDGSFDESGCLKDGPLKDLVTTLAHSFHDWVDMIHRSRAALAEDSAHAAKQKQPA, from the coding sequence ATGGCCTACAAGATCGCGATCATCGTCGGCAGCCTTCGCAAGGACAGCATCAACCGGAAGATCGCGCGGTCGATCTGCGCGATCCGAAACGACAATCTCGATTGCTCGATGGTCGAGATCGGCGACCTGCCGCTCTACAACCAGGACTATGACGGCTCGCCCGGTGAGCCGGAGCAATATGCCCGTTTCCGCGATCAAGTCCGCTCGGCGGACGGCGTCCTGTTCGTCTCGCCTGAGTATAATCGCGGGATGCCGGGCGTCCTCAAAAACGCCATCGACGTGGGGTCGCGCCCTTACGGGCAGAGCGTGTGGGACAAGAAGCCCGCCGCGATCGTCACGGCTTCCCCGGGATCGATCGGCGGATTCGGGTCGAACCACCAGATCCGCCAGTCCTGCGTGTTCCTCAACATGCCGGTGATGCAGCAGCCGGAGGCCTATCTCGGCCACGTGAGCGACGGCAGCTTCGATGAAAGCGGGTGCCTCAAGGACGGGCCGCTGAAGGACCTGGTCACCACGCTCGCCCACAGCTTCCACGACTGGGTCGACATGATTCACCGCTCACGCGCCGCTCTCGCGGAAGACTCTGCCCACGCCGCAAAGCAGAAGCAGCCGGCCTAG
- the dcd gene encoding dCTP deaminase yields MPILSDRWIREQAQNHGMIEPFVEAQRREGCISYGLSSYGYDARVSNHFKIFTNVDSATVDPKDFAANSFVDREVDVCIIPPNSFALAHTVEYFRVPRDVMVICLGKSTYARCGIIVNVTPLEPGWEGHVTLEFSNTTPLPAKVYANEGACQFLFLQGNEPCEVSYADRAGKYMGQQGVTLPKL; encoded by the coding sequence ATGCCCATTCTCTCCGACCGCTGGATTCGCGAGCAGGCCCAGAACCACGGGATGATCGAGCCGTTCGTCGAGGCGCAGCGTCGCGAAGGCTGCATCAGCTATGGCCTTTCCTCCTACGGCTACGACGCGCGCGTCTCCAACCATTTCAAGATCTTCACCAACGTCGATTCGGCCACTGTCGACCCGAAGGACTTCGCCGCGAACAGCTTCGTCGACCGCGAGGTCGACGTCTGCATCATCCCGCCCAACAGCTTCGCGCTGGCCCACACGGTCGAATATTTCCGCGTGCCGCGCGACGTGATGGTGATTTGTCTCGGCAAATCCACCTACGCCCGCTGCGGGATCATCGTGAACGTTACTCCGCTGGAGCCGGGCTGGGAGGGGCATGTGACGCTGGAATTTTCGAACACGACGCCGCTTCCGGCCAAGGTCTACGCGAACGAAGGCGCCTGCCAGTTCCTGTTCCTTCAGGGCAACGAGCCATGCGAGGTCAGCTACGCCGACCGAGCGGGCAAATATATGGGCCAGCAGGGCGTCACTCTTCCGAAGCTGTGA
- the rnr gene encoding ribonuclease R has protein sequence MARKPTPGLPSRQQILDFIASSDQPAGKREIARAFGLKGNEKIALKKLLNDMGDEGLIETSRGRAFNKLGGIPKVTVLHVVEADDNGSIWAKPEHWEADIPPPKLRVIERERRGALGIGDRILARTEERGNGYVAHPLKKLARKAELVLGVLRKEGTRFWLTPVEKKERRELPVSDVKDGESGDLVLCEVTGRGPRVTAKVDAVLGDPFAPKSFSLIAIHKYELPYEFSEAVIAEASRVAKQPLGEREDLTHLPIVAIDPADARDHDDAIWAEADGEGGWNAIVAIADVSFYVRPDSALDKSARSRGNSVYFPDRVVPMLPEELSADICSLKQGKTRAAMACHLKIAKDGTLKSWRFTRAKICVAANIAYEDAQAAIDIANEERVEVSSPTCSMPEIEGPVPAALVEQALRPLWGCWRALLSARERRQPLELDLPERQVVLDEKGRITSVAPRERLDAHRLVEDFMIAANVAAAKALEAKKAPVMYRIHEPPSREKLAALKDYLDTFGIAFTLGQVIKPESFNAIISRVGDADFRPEIMEQLLRTQMQARYGPERLGHFGLALGTYAHFTSPIRRYADLLVHRALVSAYRLGEGGLPQADAERFDEVGEQISRLERRAMEAERETVDRYVAAYLADQVGQVVMCRITGVQPFGFFATVAEFGGDGIVPVSTIGSEYFRYDEKTQQLIGEETGTSYRMGQKLKLRIVESNPITGGLRFAIPDHEPARPEDRRDRVHRPAPRRGRPKNIRHNNRRR, from the coding sequence ATGGCCCGCAAGCCCACACCCGGCCTCCCGAGCCGTCAGCAGATCCTCGACTTCATCGCCTCGTCCGACCAGCCGGCGGGAAAGCGCGAGATCGCTCGCGCTTTCGGGCTCAAGGGTAATGAGAAGATCGCTCTCAAGAAGCTTCTCAACGACATGGGCGACGAGGGGCTGATCGAAACGTCGCGCGGCCGTGCTTTCAACAAGCTAGGCGGAATTCCGAAGGTGACCGTGCTCCACGTCGTCGAGGCTGACGATAACGGAAGCATCTGGGCCAAGCCGGAGCATTGGGAGGCCGACATTCCGCCGCCGAAGCTTCGAGTCATCGAACGCGAGCGGCGCGGAGCACTGGGGATTGGCGACCGGATCCTCGCCCGAACCGAGGAGCGCGGCAACGGCTACGTCGCCCACCCTCTCAAGAAGCTCGCTCGCAAGGCGGAGCTGGTTCTCGGAGTCCTTCGCAAGGAAGGCACGCGCTTCTGGCTGACCCCGGTCGAGAAAAAGGAGCGGCGCGAGCTTCCGGTCAGTGACGTCAAGGACGGCGAGTCCGGGGACCTAGTGCTGTGCGAAGTGACCGGCCGCGGGCCGCGGGTGACGGCGAAGGTGGATGCTGTCCTCGGCGACCCGTTCGCGCCCAAGAGCTTCAGCCTGATCGCGATCCACAAGTATGAGCTTCCGTACGAATTCAGCGAAGCCGTCATCGCCGAAGCCAGCCGAGTAGCGAAGCAACCGCTCGGCGAGCGCGAGGACCTGACACATCTGCCCATCGTCGCGATCGATCCGGCCGACGCGCGGGACCATGACGACGCGATCTGGGCGGAAGCCGACGGGGAGGGCGGCTGGAACGCGATCGTCGCGATCGCCGACGTCAGCTTCTACGTCCGGCCCGATTCAGCGCTCGACAAGTCCGCGCGCTCGCGCGGCAACAGCGTTTACTTCCCCGATCGCGTGGTGCCGATGCTTCCCGAGGAGCTGTCCGCGGACATCTGTTCGCTCAAGCAGGGCAAGACACGCGCGGCGATGGCGTGCCACCTGAAGATTGCCAAGGACGGCACCCTGAAGAGCTGGAGATTTACGCGAGCAAAGATTTGTGTCGCTGCAAACATTGCGTACGAAGATGCTCAAGCCGCGATCGACATCGCGAATGAAGAAAGGGTCGAAGTCTCCTCGCCGACCTGCTCGATGCCGGAGATCGAAGGTCCCGTTCCGGCCGCTCTCGTCGAGCAAGCGCTCAGGCCCCTGTGGGGCTGCTGGCGGGCGCTCCTGTCGGCGCGCGAGAGGCGGCAGCCGCTTGAGCTCGACCTGCCCGAGCGGCAGGTGGTGCTCGACGAAAAGGGCCGGATCACCTCGGTCGCTCCGCGCGAGCGGCTCGATGCCCATCGGCTGGTCGAGGACTTCATGATCGCCGCCAACGTCGCGGCGGCCAAGGCGCTTGAGGCGAAGAAGGCGCCGGTCATGTACCGAATCCACGAGCCTCCGAGCCGCGAGAAGCTGGCGGCACTCAAGGATTATCTCGACACGTTCGGCATAGCGTTCACGCTCGGCCAGGTGATCAAGCCGGAGTCGTTCAACGCCATCATCAGCCGAGTCGGCGATGCGGATTTCCGGCCGGAGATCATGGAGCAATTGCTGCGCACGCAGATGCAGGCGCGCTACGGGCCGGAGCGGCTGGGGCATTTCGGGCTGGCTCTGGGAACATACGCGCATTTCACCTCGCCGATCCGCCGCTATGCCGACCTGCTTGTCCATCGCGCGCTGGTCAGCGCGTATAGGTTGGGCGAGGGCGGCCTTCCGCAGGCGGACGCCGAGCGCTTTGACGAGGTGGGGGAGCAGATTTCCCGGCTCGAGCGGCGCGCGATGGAGGCCGAGCGCGAGACGGTCGACCGCTATGTCGCGGCCTATCTGGCGGACCAGGTCGGGCAGGTCGTGATGTGCCGGATTACCGGCGTCCAGCCGTTTGGGTTCTTCGCGACCGTGGCCGAGTTCGGCGGCGACGGGATCGTGCCCGTCTCGACCATTGGATCAGAATATTTCCGCTACGATGAGAAGACCCAGCAGCTGATCGGCGAGGAGACTGGGACCAGCTATCGGATGGGCCAGAAGCTCAAGCTTCGAATCGTCGAGTCCAATCCGATCACCGGCGGGCTGCGCTTCGCAATTCCGGATCATGAGCCCGCCAGGCCCGAGGATCGGCGCGACCGGGTGCACCGCCCGGCGCCGAGGCGGGGCCGGCCCAAGAACATTCGCCATAACAACAGAAGGCGCTAA
- the kynU gene encoding kynureninase, with product MTLEDAQQLDEADPLAFARERFQLPESLIYLDGNSLGALPAATQSRVDRLIAGEWRVDLISSWTKHDWIDAPLRIASKLAPIVGAKPNELAIADSTSVCLFKLLSAAVRARPGRRVILAQQGNFPTDTYVAQGLAEMLRLELRLVPADHIGNAIDEQTATVTLSHVDYRSGARADMRAVNDAARAAGALVVWDLSHSAGAIELRLDEAGCDLAVGCGYKYLNGGPGSPAFMFVAERLQDELRPPLQGWFGHSEPFAFEESYRPTSGISRFLTGTPSIIALAALEAGIDTFEGVAMADVEAKSRALLALFIEQVERRCGGEVSLFGPRDLEARGSHVCFAHPDGYAVIQALIARGVVGDFRAPDLMRFGFTPLYTRFEEACRAGDILADILANREWDQPRFRERKKVT from the coding sequence GTGACGCTCGAGGACGCCCAACAGCTCGACGAAGCCGACCCGCTAGCCTTCGCTCGCGAGCGGTTCCAGCTTCCCGAAAGCCTGATCTACCTCGACGGCAATTCGCTCGGCGCTCTTCCCGCGGCTACGCAGAGCCGCGTCGACAGACTGATCGCCGGAGAGTGGAGGGTCGACCTCATCTCCAGCTGGACCAAGCACGACTGGATCGACGCGCCGCTGCGGATAGCCTCCAAGCTGGCGCCCATCGTCGGCGCGAAGCCAAACGAGCTCGCGATTGCCGATTCAACCTCGGTCTGCCTGTTCAAGCTGCTGTCGGCGGCGGTCCGCGCCCGCCCCGGCCGGCGCGTCATCCTTGCCCAGCAAGGCAATTTCCCGACCGACACCTATGTCGCCCAAGGCCTGGCGGAGATGCTCCGATTGGAGCTTCGGCTGGTGCCCGCGGACCACATCGGCAACGCGATCGACGAGCAGACGGCCACCGTCACGCTGAGCCACGTCGATTATCGAAGCGGCGCCCGCGCCGATATGCGGGCCGTGAACGATGCGGCACGCGCAGCGGGAGCGCTCGTGGTCTGGGACCTGTCGCACAGCGCCGGGGCAATCGAGCTTCGCCTCGACGAAGCCGGCTGCGATCTGGCCGTCGGCTGCGGCTACAAATATCTGAACGGCGGCCCGGGCTCGCCCGCCTTCATGTTCGTCGCCGAGCGCCTCCAGGACGAGCTTCGACCGCCGCTGCAGGGCTGGTTCGGCCACTCCGAGCCGTTCGCGTTCGAGGAAAGCTACCGCCCGACGAGCGGGATTTCGCGTTTCCTGACCGGAACGCCCTCCATCATTGCGCTGGCGGCGCTCGAAGCTGGGATCGACACGTTCGAAGGCGTGGCGATGGCGGACGTCGAGGCCAAGTCGCGTGCGCTGCTCGCTCTGTTCATCGAGCAGGTGGAGAGGCGATGCGGCGGCGAAGTGTCGCTGTTCGGGCCACGCGATCTTGAGGCACGCGGAAGCCACGTCTGCTTTGCGCATCCGGACGGCTATGCGGTGATTCAGGCGCTGATCGCTCGGGGCGTCGTCGGAGATTTCCGGGCGCCCGACCTCATGCGCTTCGGCTTCACGCCGCTCTACACGCGCTTTGAGGAAGCGTGCCGCGCGGGGGATATCCTCGCCGACATCCTTGCCAACCGTGAATGGGACCAGCCGCGCTTCCGCGAACGCAAGAAGGTAACCTAG
- the lpdA gene encoding dihydrolipoyl dehydrogenase — MAEQYDLVVLGSGPGGYVAAIRAAQLGLKTAIVERELLGGICLNWGCIPTKALLRSAEILHHMRHAESFGLSAGKVDFDLKKVVERSRDVAAQMNRGVTGLMKRNKIDVHMGEGKLTGPGKLNVAATGKTTELAAKHIIVATGARARELPFAKSDGKRIWTYRHAMTPPEMPTELLVIGSGAIGIEFASFYNDLGAKVTVVEMLDRIVPVEDAEVSRALTKSLTGQGVEILTSAGVESLKADSKGVAAAIKGKDGKTAERRFSHVIVAVGIAPNTENIGLEALGVKTTKGHIDADAYCRTSAKGVWAIGDVTAPPWLAHKASHEGVIAAEAIAQELGNKDAHPHAMDPKNIPGCTYCRPQIGSVGLTEAKAKEAGYEVKVGRFPFPGNGKAIALGETEGFVKTVFDAKTGELLGAHMIGAEVTELIQGYTIGKTAELVEQDFINTVFPHPTLSEMMHESVLAAFGRVIHI; from the coding sequence ATGGCCGAGCAATATGATCTCGTCGTCCTCGGTTCGGGGCCGGGCGGCTATGTAGCGGCGATCAGGGCTGCTCAGCTCGGCCTGAAGACCGCCATCGTCGAGCGCGAGCTGCTCGGCGGAATCTGCCTCAACTGGGGCTGCATCCCGACCAAGGCGCTGCTCCGCTCCGCCGAAATCCTTCACCACATGAGGCATGCCGAGAGTTTCGGGCTCAGCGCCGGCAAAGTGGATTTCGACCTGAAGAAAGTGGTCGAACGCAGCCGAGACGTTGCAGCGCAGATGAACCGCGGCGTCACCGGCCTGATGAAGCGCAACAAGATCGACGTGCACATGGGGGAAGGGAAGCTCACCGGCCCCGGCAAGCTCAACGTGGCCGCGACCGGCAAGACGACCGAGCTTGCAGCCAAGCACATCATCGTCGCGACGGGCGCCCGCGCCCGCGAGCTTCCGTTCGCGAAGAGCGACGGGAAGCGAATCTGGACCTACCGCCACGCAATGACGCCGCCGGAGATGCCCACGGAGTTGCTGGTCATCGGCTCGGGCGCGATCGGGATCGAGTTCGCCAGCTTCTACAACGACCTCGGCGCCAAGGTGACCGTCGTCGAAATGCTGGACCGGATCGTGCCGGTCGAGGACGCCGAAGTAAGCCGCGCCCTTACGAAGTCGCTGACGGGGCAAGGGGTCGAGATCCTCACCTCGGCGGGGGTCGAAAGCCTGAAGGCGGATTCCAAGGGTGTCGCTGCCGCGATCAAGGGCAAGGACGGCAAGACCGCGGAGCGCCGCTTCAGCCACGTTATCGTTGCCGTCGGAATCGCTCCGAACACCGAGAACATCGGCCTTGAAGCGTTGGGAGTGAAAACCACCAAGGGCCACATCGACGCGGATGCCTACTGTCGCACCAGCGCAAAGGGCGTGTGGGCAATCGGCGACGTGACCGCTCCTCCGTGGCTGGCGCACAAGGCGAGCCATGAAGGCGTCATCGCTGCCGAAGCGATCGCTCAGGAGCTCGGCAACAAGGATGCCCATCCGCACGCGATGGACCCGAAGAACATCCCCGGCTGCACCTATTGCCGGCCGCAGATCGGAAGCGTCGGGCTGACCGAGGCGAAGGCGAAGGAAGCCGGGTACGAGGTCAAGGTCGGCCGCTTCCCCTTCCCCGGTAACGGCAAGGCGATCGCGCTCGGCGAGACCGAAGGTTTCGTGAAGACCGTGTTCGACGCCAAGACCGGCGAGTTGCTTGGTGCGCACATGATCGGTGCCGAAGTGACCGAGCTGATCCAGGGTTATACGATCGGCAAGACTGCGGAGCTGGTCGAGCAGGATTTCATCAACACTGTTTTCCCGCATCCGACGTTGAGCGAGATGATGCACGAGAGCGTCCTCGCCGCGTTCGGACGGGTGATCCATATCTGA
- a CDS encoding replicative DNA helicase — MAEIVRLSDPAQPAATPSLPANVEAEAALLGALMLDNRLVEDVGLKLKPHHFHEELHGRIYDSILKLTDKNMVANPVTLRPMFEADEAMKQVGGAGYLATLTGSGATLIAARDFAQQIYDLALLRALIGVGRDLVDSALDTSEEVAPLQQIERAESELYKVAEEGGAEGKAKSFAEATRDALQTAERALNSGGHLSGVTTGLESLNGKIGGLHNSDLIIVAGRPGMGKSALGTNIAFAAAQRFLRDVEDGIEPEKSAGAPVAMFSLEMSADQLATRILAEQSGISSENLRMGKISKQEFRQLARAAAELESLPFYIDDTPGLTIAALRARARRLKRQKGIGMVIVDYLQLLQGTGRNSNENRVNEISEISRGLKTLAKELNVPVIGLSQLSRAVEQREDKRPQLSDLRESGSIEQDADIVLFIYREDYYLAARQPADDHPDFASWQEEMGRVYGLAEILVSKQRHGATGKVRVKFDSRITKFSDRVDEGFLPEERG; from the coding sequence ATGGCAGAGATCGTAAGACTATCCGACCCGGCGCAGCCCGCCGCTACCCCGAGCCTCCCGGCTAACGTCGAGGCCGAAGCCGCGCTCCTTGGCGCGCTGATGCTCGACAACCGCCTGGTCGAAGACGTCGGCCTCAAGCTCAAGCCGCACCATTTCCACGAAGAACTCCACGGCCGGATCTACGACTCGATCCTCAAGCTCACCGACAAGAACATGGTCGCAAATCCGGTGACCCTGCGGCCGATGTTCGAGGCCGACGAGGCGATGAAGCAGGTCGGCGGCGCGGGCTATCTTGCGACTCTGACGGGCTCGGGCGCGACCCTGATCGCAGCTCGCGACTTCGCCCAGCAGATTTACGACCTAGCGCTGCTTCGGGCGCTGATCGGAGTCGGCCGCGACCTGGTCGACAGCGCTCTCGACACGAGCGAGGAAGTCGCTCCGCTTCAGCAGATCGAGCGTGCGGAAAGCGAGCTCTACAAAGTCGCGGAGGAGGGCGGCGCCGAAGGCAAGGCGAAGAGCTTCGCCGAGGCTACCCGCGATGCGCTCCAGACCGCCGAGCGGGCGCTCAATAGCGGCGGCCATTTGTCAGGCGTGACGACGGGCCTCGAAAGCCTCAACGGCAAGATCGGCGGCCTTCACAATTCCGACCTGATCATCGTCGCCGGACGCCCGGGCATGGGCAAGTCGGCGCTCGGCACCAACATCGCCTTCGCCGCAGCACAACGGTTCCTCCGCGACGTCGAGGACGGGATCGAGCCGGAGAAATCCGCTGGCGCTCCCGTCGCCATGTTCAGCCTCGAAATGTCGGCGGACCAGCTGGCCACGCGTATCCTTGCGGAGCAGTCGGGCATCAGCTCCGAGAACCTGCGCATGGGCAAGATCAGCAAGCAGGAGTTTCGCCAGCTTGCCCGCGCCGCAGCCGAGCTGGAGAGCCTGCCTTTCTACATTGACGATACGCCCGGCCTGACCATCGCCGCGCTGCGCGCCCGCGCTCGTCGCCTCAAGCGGCAGAAGGGCATCGGGATGGTCATCGTCGATTACCTTCAGCTGCTCCAGGGGACCGGCCGCAACAGCAACGAGAACCGCGTCAACGAAATTTCCGAGATCAGCCGCGGGCTGAAGACGTTGGCAAAGGAATTGAACGTCCCGGTCATCGGCCTTTCGCAGCTGAGCCGAGCCGTGGAGCAGCGCGAGGACAAGCGCCCGCAGCTGTCCGACCTTCGTGAGTCGGGCTCGATCGAGCAGGACGCCGACATCGTCCTCTTCATCTATCGCGAGGACTATTATCTCGCCGCCCGCCAGCCGGCCGACGACCACCCCGATTTCGCTTCGTGGCAGGAGGAGATGGGGCGGGTCTACGGCCTCGCGGAAATCCTGGTGTCGAAGCAGCGCCACGGCGCAACGGGCAAGGTCCGGGTGAAGTTCGACAGCCGGATCACCAAGTTCAGCGACCGCGTGGACGAGGGCTTCCTCCCAGAAGAGCGTGGCTGA
- a CDS encoding DksA/TraR family C4-type zinc finger protein: MAGGWTRDGAVQDQIEDTVKDAVLRARALTPKGESAEECDDCGEPIPKKRRDALPGVRTCIACQSERDKAVTHSTINRRGSKDSQLR, encoded by the coding sequence ATGGCCGGCGGTTGGACCCGCGACGGAGCGGTTCAGGACCAGATCGAGGACACGGTGAAGGATGCCGTGCTTCGCGCGCGTGCGCTCACGCCCAAGGGCGAGAGCGCCGAGGAATGCGACGATTGCGGAGAGCCGATCCCGAAGAAGCGGCGCGACGCGCTGCCGGGTGTGCGCACCTGCATCGCCTGCCAGTCGGAGCGCGACAAGGCGGTGACCCATTCGACGATCAACCGGCGCGGAAGCAAGGATAGCCAGCTGCGCTAG